cttcccttgtggctcagctggtaaagaatccgcctgcaatgcaggagacctaggttcaaccctgggttgggaagatcccttggagaagggaaaggctacccattccagtattctggtctggagaattccagggactgtatagtccatggggtttcaaagagccgGATGCGACTGGgcaactttccctttcactgACCCAGTAAGACCAGTGTCCTTACAAGAAGGGGAGGTGAggacacagagacagaaggaaggCCACGCGGGGACACAGGGAGCAGACGGCTGTCTACGAGCCGAGCAGGAGGCCTGAGAACATCCTCCTCCCCTCAGAAGAAGCCAAGCCTGCTGTCACCTTggtctcagacttctggcctccagaaggTGAGAAGTAAATGCCTGTTGTTTGAGCGCCCCAGACTGCGGTACTTTGGGTCAGAGACTTAGCAAACCCACACAGCGCTTTCAGAATGTTGTGTGAACTACAACAGCTCAGACGCCAGTACACTTTAGGAACCCATAGGGCTGTTCTTCGCTACTTTTTGAGATTTCGTTTGCTTGCTtctagtcgctgagttgtgtttgactcatttgcgaccccctggactgtagcccgccaggctcctctatccatgggatttcccaggcaagaatactggagtgggctgccatgccctcctccaggggatctttcccatccagagactgaacccgagactcctgcactggcagacaggttctttaccactgagccacctgggaagccatggagATTGTGCAGTAACAAGTAAAAAGCTACTTCCAGGCCTAGTACTTTGGAAGAAATCCTGAagatgggctgtgtgtgtgtgtgcgccagACTCAGGAACACCCATGACACAGAACCCTTGAAGCGCTAAAGTTGACCTCCGAGATGCACTTTATCATCAACCAAAGCTGATCTGCAGGGCTGCTCCTTCTTCATCATACGTTCACAAGCTTGGACACCTGCCACTTTGCTGCGTTCCAAAATTCCAGAAACGATTGCTGTCAGGAAACTCAACTGTCCCAGAATCGCTTACCTATTTCTAGTTCAAACACCGAGAACTGAAGGTGTTTCAGTCCGACTGTTCTAATTCTTCTGCTGATGGCTGACTGTGTCCCTGTCCCCTGTGGACACAAATGATGACCACATAGGTCACCTCCAACCACCGGCTGGAGATAATCAGGGTCCTAGCTGGCCTGCGTGTGACTCTGCCATCAAGGACAACCACCACCAATGTGGGCTGGTGCTCAGAGCCTCACAGTCATTGCTGGTATCAACACACGAAGCGGCATTCACTTCCCCTGATGGCGTGGAGCTAAGGTTCCCTCACCTGTATAGTGACCACTGGTAAGCTTACCACAGGTAAGCTGATCGCCCTAATGCTCAGCTGCCCAGAGCTTGGCACAGAGCCAACAGTACATGCTAGGGGCCACTGCTGCTAATGCATCGACCTCCTGCTGGGTTGAGTCCCGTGGTTGGCACCAAGGGGGCAGAGGAGGAATAAGAAACTCTCTTTCAAGCGCCATCTGGTTCCCCTGCCCAGGGTGATATCTCACTAATTAAAAAGGAGACACTCAGGAGGGACACTGATCTGAAAATAGAACCCCAACTTAATGTACCCTCAAGCCACTATGACTCCTatactgctgaagctgaagctccaatactttggccacttgatgtgaagagccaactcgcttgaaaagaccctgatgttgggaaagattgagggcaggaggagaaagggatgacagaggatgagacggctggatggcatcactgactcaatggacatgaggtttagtaagctctgggagatgctgaaggacagggaagtctggtgtgctgcattctatggggtcacaaagagtcggacacaactgagcaactgaacaacagcaagtcaCTTTGGGGAGCCTTCTGCTCAGACAAGTGCAAGTAGAGGGCATCTGTAGAATCATCAGTTATTCCGGGAGTGAGACCCGGTACACACAGGGCATGGCCTGGGCAGGACCGTCCAAGGCATGGcgatttctcttttaatttcacaaacGAAGAGTTAGCTAAAATGTCTCTTTGTAGTCAGAAGAAGATTTGGTAATAAACAGGCAAGGTATGTACGTCACCATCTCTACAcagaatatatacaaagaaatatttggtaagttaatttaaaacagacaaaattccTAAAGCAGCACACCAGAGATGTTGATAACATGGGGCCTCCAAGAGTCAGGTAACGTGAAATGGCTGATCCGTCACACCGCAAGATAAACCCAAACATTTAATGCTCAACACAAAATGGTGAAGCAGATCTCTTCTTTATGCGACCATTTGATTAAGAAAACCGATCTCTTCTCAATATGACCCTTAAAAGTattttgtcttccctggtggctcagatggtaaagcgtctgcctacaatgcaggagacccaggttcgatccctgggtcaggcagatcccctggagaaggaaatggaaacccactccagtattcttgcttggaaaatcccaaggatagaggagcctggtaggctacaggccatggagtcgcaaagagtcggacacgacaagcGACTTCACTATGCTATGCTCTGCTAAAAGTATTTTATGATGTGtctaaaggcagagaaacaaaatcGACTTTAGGCTATCCCCAATTCAGAAAGTTAAGCTTAGCAGTTGCGAAAGAGGAAACGGAGACTTTTCTAACTTTGTCCAGTAAGAAAAATGAATCCTAAAAAAGAAAGAGCCGACAGAGAGGGGAAGGTAACTAGAATGGAACCGTTCTgccttttaaagtaattattggttTGGTAGCATTCTTGGTTCTCTTTGAAAACCTCATCAGGTATTTTGATTGCTTTCCCAAAGCCTATTTATTACCTTTGACTATGGAAATAATTCGGTAACCAAGGTACGTGCGATGAACAACCTGTAGGTAGGAAATTCACAAAAGCAGGAAAGGCACCTAACACACAGGGCCCCCAAACTACCCAGACCCTGTCCTGCAGAGAAGCCTGAGACACTGGTGGGCGACCATTCCTCCAGTCCTTACACTGCATGTTGAGGGGTTTGTGTGTACCCTACACGACTCTTTTGGATGCTGAAGTTAGCAGGAAAAGGGCAAAGGAAAtgaattggtatttttaaaaatttctgagtCCTCTTCCTTTCAGATATTTCACATGCTAGACTTTAGAACAGGCTAAGTATAACACAATATGCTAGGTGGGGGAGGTGCTGAGTTCAACTAAGATTTtgaaactaataaataaaaatgttgataATTACTTGCAACAATGAGGTCTCTATCTTGCCAACTGTATGAAGATTCTCAATTTGGAGTAcggagaaaagaaatatataccgAAGGACTTGCCCAATTTAATAGAAGTGCCGAGGCACCAACAGAACGATCACTCACAGCACTGATGTGAACgtggcaaatatttattaacaacTTACTAAGATAGATCTCTTATTAGGGAAAAAAGTCCTTACTTGTCATTTGAAATCTTTATTTTCCTGCATCTTTAAAATGCATGCTGAGGTCCATGTGACCTCTGGGATCGCTTCCAAACCTAAATGCTATGATTCTATGATTATAAGGCAGAATGATATTCCTCTGCCCCATGTCCTCAAAGTCATCCCCATGAAGGATAAAAGATGGTAGGAGTGTGTTCTAGAGAGTTCTGATTAGCAGAGCTTTCTGATACCAACAACAGATGGCATTGCTGTGAAAAAGTCTTCCCCATCATTTGTACGAATCCTGATAATATAAACGGGACCCCCTCTGACCCCCGTGGCTTGTATTCCATCGCAGGCTCCCATCACATCAGAGCCAGCACGAAATCACAAGCTTCAGGGTGAATTTCTGATGTAAAAGCGTTAAACCTCGCCTTTCTAAAGCTGCCACATTCATGCTGTTTCAAACTGGAGAAACAAGCGGAAGCTAAACCCCAGGAAAGCTGGACTAGCAGCATAGTTACTTGGTGAAAACAGACCTCAGTCAAGAATTAAGTGCCAAGGCAATTGGCGTGGAATCCCAGGGGCTCCACCTCTAGTGAAATTGGCAGAACAAGCATTATTTGATTAGTGTGAAAGATCCTGAAGAGGCAGGTGACAGGGGACTGATGGCTTCTAAGATGCTGGCTGTAGAAAGAGCACATCGAGGTCATTTGGGGTCTCCTAAACAAAACAGTGATTCTCCATAAACCTAAAACACACCCACATAaaactatgctttttttttttttttttttaagtaacgcTCAatagacccactccagtgttcttgcctggagaatcccagggatgggggagcctggtgggctgccatctcgggggttgcacagagtcggacacgactgaagcgacttagcagcagcagcagcagcagcagtagcagcaatgctCAATAGAGATTTAGGAAAACATCAACCAACCTGAACATGATCAAGAGCATATAGCTTGGGAAGAGAAAAACCATCACACCTctgcctgcagctgctgctgctgctgctgcttctaagtagtttcagtcgtgtccgactctgtgcgatcccatagacggcagcccaccacgctcccccgtccctgggattaggGGAAGGGATTTCAGAAGGTTCATTCATTCTCCCTTCTCAGGTTTTCTGGGGGTTCTTTACAGTAAAGCTGCCATCTGGGGCAGGAGTTGAGAAGACTCGGACATCAAGCTTGCCCCTGATTTCAGTCGTCAAAAATCTTTAACCCTGATGGTGGATTTAAGCCCTGGGggcatgaggaaactgaaggaagTTCATAGGTCTGAGAGAGAGCTAGATCTCCCAGGAGCCAATGGTCCTGGTGAGAGGCAGGTCCCAGGCGTTTCCTGGGGGAGTCTGGCCTGTCACTTACAGAACGACTCACACCACACCTCTGCCTCTCCAGTGAAATTTGTCAAGAGCAGAATTTTCACCTTGCACTAGATGCCCATCAGGACGAAGCAGGGCCAGCGAGCAGATTCGGCAGCAGGCAGCTGGCCCTCTGCAGAGAcaacccccccaccacccccaactcGCACGCAGGGCATCCCTGAGCTATTCGGGGGTGGGGGAAACCTGTGTGTGTGGCGGGTGAGGGGGCGATAAACTGGGCTGGACATTTAGATGATGAGATCCATATAAAGTTTCACCTTCGGGGAGATTATGGCTACAGGAGATGGGGAGGCCACGGAGGAGacctgggcgggggcgggggcgggatgggacgggaggggaggagagagggggattagggggcagagagggagggaggaggcggaGATGGTGGAGGGGCAAGGGGGAAAAAGGCAGGAGCGGATGGAGGCAGCAGGTTTGAGGCGAGGACCGGAGGTGGACAGGCAGATCCGGAGGGACGATCAGCGAGAAGGACGGAGGAGGAGAGACAGGGGGGTGTGCGGGAGGGAGAACCCGAATTCTGGAGAGGCGGAGACCCGGAGCGACGGGATGGGAAAGCGGGCAAGGGAGAAAACGCTCAGGCAAGTCGAGCGGAGGCGCCCGGGGGACGTCTCCCCGTAGGAGGCAGGTTTCAAGGGCGCCCCGCGCGCCCCGCGAGCCTCCCGCCCGCCCGCTTACCTGGCCCTTGACCAGGCTGGCGGCGAACTGGCGCATGACGGCCTCCACCGTGTAGGCGCTGGACCAGCCGCGCGGCGTGAGCAGCTCCATGCAGATGGCGCCGCCGTCCAGCACGTAGCCGTTCTCCAGGCGCGGGCTGAGCACCCGCATGAAGGGCGGCGAGAAGGGGAAGTTGTCGGGGAAGGTGAGGTTGAGCAGAATGAACTCGGTGTTGGTCTCCTTCATGTCCTGCCACAGCACCGAGTCCTTGTCCACCTGGTGCAGCTTCACGTTCCAGTCGAACAGGCTCTCGTCCACCAGCTCCACGGAGATGAAGCGGTCGCTGAGGCGCGCGATGTCCCGCAGCTCCTTCATGAGGCGCCGGCTGCGCACCTGCGCGCAGTGCTGCTGGCGCGCCGCGGGCACCAGGctgccgcccgccgccgccgccgccgccgccgccgccgggcccGGCCCCGCCCTGGCGCCCGCCGCCCGCTCTCGGGGGCCCCCGGCGCCCggcgcccccgccgcccccgccggcggcggcggcgccttGTCGCGCGGGGCCAGCTCCGCCGCGCGCTTGCCTTTGCCCTTGCCGGGCCCGGGGCTGGCGTCGCCCGCGCCCCCGGCCGGGTGCGGCTGCTGCGGGGGCTTGTGGCCGCCGCTCTTGGCGCCGCCCTTGCCGCGCAGCGCCGCGCTCtgcgggccgccgccgccgccgccggcgcgGTGGTTGTTGTGGTGGTGCTTGGGGTCCTCGGTGTCCCGGTTGTGCAGGCGGATGAGCCCGATTTTGCGGAGCAGCGTGGCCATCTTAGGCTCGGCGCGGGCGGGGGTCTCCCCTCGGCTCCTGCGCCCGGAGCCCGAGGGGCGCGCGGGGCGGCGACCGGCGACCACTCAGCGGGGCGCGGCGCGGGCCACCCCCGGCGCCGGCGGCCGTGGCGCAGGCGAGTGGGCAGCACGCGCTCTCGCCGGCCGCTGGGTCGCCGCTGTCATATGACGGGGCCGGCTCGGGCTCGGGCTCGGGCTCCGGCCGCCGGGGAAGCGGAGACGTGGAGGGCGCGCGGCGCGGTGGTCCGTCCCCCCCGGCCGGTCCCCGGAGCCCGGCGTCCGCGGTCCTTTGTGCGCGGCCGCAGCCGGGGCTGGCTTCGAGTCCGAGCGCCGCGCCGGGGCGCGCAGAGCCGGCCGCCGCGCCCCGGAGGCAGCGAGGGGGGCCGCGGGCTCGGGCCGTGCCGTGCCGCGCGGGCAGCTACCGCGGGGCCCCGGCCGCTGCCGCTCGCgtctccgccgccgccgccgctgccgctgcGGCTGCTGACATTGCAGAGGCGGCTGCTCCGTCTGAGCCGCGCGCGGCGCGGAGGGGGCGGTCCTGCCGGCCCGGGCgggggggcgcggggcggggccgtGGGCCTGCCTGCGCCGAGCCTCTCCGCTCCCCCCCAGCCGCCTGCCCGGGTCCGGCGGCTACAAGCGCACGGCCGCTGGGGGGAGACAACGGCGCGCGCCGGCCACACCGGGAGCCCGGCTGCGGGGGCGCCGCGCGCGGAGCCCGGCAGACGCGGAACGAGGATGCGAAGTAGGGAGACAAGGGGCGTGTGTGGGCACGCACTCGGGGTCTCGAGGCCCCCAGCTTTTCCGCCCCGGGATCCAGGCTTGGCCGCCGGCCGGTGACCTACCTCCGACCTCGCTTCCCCTGGTTCGAACAATCCCGAGGGGAAGGGGACGTCGGGGAAAGGATGGAAAGCAACCTGTTTACTGATTCCCTCGTCCCAGATGGAGCCTGGGGTCCCACACGGCAATCCGGGACCCGGGTCTGCGGAACCAGCGCTTTCCCAAAGACCAATCAAAGAATCTCGGGGACTGGGAAGTAGGACTCAGTGAGCGTGAGCGCCGCAAGCCCCTAAAGAAtagccgcccccgccccgccccccctccgcccccaccACGCCTCGAGTCAGGACTTTAGAAGATGACCGTTTCATGAATTGACCCCTGCGTCCCGGCCCGGCTCCTCTCGTCCCCTCCACGCCACAGGGGTCCTGCGTTCcgaaaggggaaggaagggaccTCTGAGCACTGGCTTTTGCGTCCGACGCTGGCGCCCGCGGGTGCTCGGGGCAGGCCCCGGACTCCGGTACCCGCGGGTGACCTCGGGACCGGCAGCGGAAAGGGTGGGAAGCCTCCCTCAACTTGGGTGCTTTCATCCCTCCCCTCTCTTTCTGCCTCGAACCCATTGACAAGTATTTTTGTCTGGTGAAATTTCAAGCAAAAAGCCCCCAAAGCTGGACCAACCAGAGAAGCCGTGGAGGCAATGTTTGCAGCGATGGCGCTGCCCCGCGGGCCGGGTCTGATGTGCTTGGCCCGGCTGCGCAATTGGGAACCGGGTGGGGCGGTGATGAGCACCGCGGTGCAGGAGGTGTGTGCGTGCCTAGTCGCTCCTTGTGCCCAACtcttgcccgccaggctcctctgtccatgggattctccaggcaaggatactggaatgggttgccatttcctgctccaggggatcttcccgacccaggaatcaaacccatgtctcctgcattacaggcagtctctttaccgactgagctatgaaagTAGGAGGAATCCCCCTGCAAACCCCGATGGCTCAGGGCTGACTCCAGACTTCTCCGCTGTTTCTGGTTTGGCTTTCATCTATCTCGAGGACCCTCTAAATTCGTCTGCCCAGCGTGTTCATTCTAATGTCATCATGATGATTGTTTCTAAATGTCTctatcattttcactttttccaaaTTGTTAAAAATTTTCACTATGAAAAGTAACTTTTCAGACCACCCCGGAACTAAATACAGATCTGATGGTCTGTGGTTGGGTTTTCTGGGGTTGTCTCCCAGCAGAGCAGGGTGCTGGCCAGTCCTCGCCGGCTTGTGGCAAGTGCATGCACGCTGGGACATGGTCCCTGGATCGGGACGAGGTACAAAGGTGTGTCTCCGTGGAGGCTGTTTTTTCAGTGGGTGGGACTGGGCAGAGCTTCTGCCCAGGCAAGATCAGTGGCTGGTGACCAAGTCTCGCTGTAACTGACTGTGATGTAGTTGTCCAGGTCTCCTGGACATTTTTGTGACCCCCATTCTATCCAGCtctgatttttaaagagaagtgGAGCAGGAAGATGACAGGGTCTGTCTGTAAATATGCTGAGTTCATTTAACCTGTGGGAAGACAGAATGTTAGAAGATCTGGTGGCGATGCTGGTGGGGATAGGCAAGCATTACATGTTTTATCATTTTCGGCCAGAGACGCCATCTCAGGTTTTATCTGAcccattttattgatgaagaagctgagcagCTGGCCCAGCTCAGCCCTGTGCTGGGCCTTGCACCCTGACCCCATGTCCCTGAGTCCTGTGCTGGGGTTGACCAGCTGCCCCAGAGTGTACCTTGCGCTACAGGGTTTCTGCTTGGGTTGAGTATTGGTCCTGCTCTGGAGCTGAAGGTGAGAAAGCCTCTGTAGATGAGACTGTCATCCCCACAGACTAGCGGGCCTTGGGGAGGCCTCACCTGAAGCAGGGGTGTCATCCCATGTGGTTTGGGAATTGTTTAACTGAAATCCCAGGCAGCTGTCTATAAGGTCTTTATTTCTGGTTGGGAAGATTATTAGAGTGACCATATAATTTATTCTCTGAAtgcagctttttttgtttttgtttttgttttttaagtaaaagttaaaatgaaagaaagtgaagtcgttcagtcatgtcctctgactctttgtgaccccatggagtgtagcccactaggttcctctggccatgggatttcccaggcaataatactggagtgggttgccatttccttctccaggagatcttccagacccagggattgaacccgggcctcccacactgtaggcagacgctttaccatctgagctacctgggaccTCATTTAATACTGATGGCTGAAGCAAAAAGCCAAAGCAGGACTGACCAGCAGGTGAGACTGTGGTCATCTTACCTGTTATACCTAATCCACTTGAGAGAACAGTATGCAGCAATAACCTTATAGCTATGGAGATTATatggcaaaatgaaaatatttatgatgaaCTTAATAATTTCAAGTAAGAAAGCAGAGTGAAAAGGTATATCCACACTATAGCTACAGCTACATAAAGCTGTGTGTAGGAAGAATGACTGAAGGAGGAAAATTGAAATGGTAACAATTATTACATTAGTACAGGTAGGTATTCTCAATTTACTGTCCCCTCAACCCTCCAGTCCACGGACCCGGAGACTTGCTTCAGTGACTGCACGGTAAAGGCAGGAATGGGAAGAAGGACCTTTCCTTCTTATCCCAGGAGATTCTAGAAAGTTCCGTGTGAGAAGAATGACTGGGTAACTACCCAGCCTAGCAGTGTGTATAGGTTACACTTtgtgttaaaatttttcttgtttatttgattttccaACACTCTGAAAAGGAATAGGTTGCagttacaatggaaaaaaaagttaacaagtttttaaaatttaccttatTAGAGATTAAGTTTACACCATTAGGACagttgaattttgagcatttcgcaaaagaaaataatctctAAGGACAACTGCGGGTCCTGAGTTCCTTCTCCCTTCGCAAGcagtgatgggatggggaggaggacaGCCAGGGAATCTCTGCAGAGAGAGCCGAGGCCTGTCTGCCTCgaagggaagaaagggagacAGGAAGGGAAGCTGGTTATCACCATCGTCATCGGTCGTCTGGGAATTGCGCTGTACCCGCCAATGACACTCCTACGAGcatttgaatcagtgatgtcggGGCCAGGTCTCTCCAGTGGCGGTTTTTATAAAGAGATGCGGAACTGGGTCtgaccatttattttttttgtctctaAGGGCTGTATCGATTTTTTCCAGCTGGTCCTATTTCTTTTGGAGTCCAGTCTCAAAAAGGCATCAACCAGACCAGCTCAGAATGTCAGCGCCCGAGTCATGCACATTGTTTATTCCCTTGAACGGAGGTGTTGAGATCATGACCAAAATTCAAAGACATTTTTTCACTAAAAGAATTCACTGCAAGGCAGCATAGTGTTGATCTCTGATGTCACTAGGCACATGACCTATGATGGCCTTCGTTTTTCCACCAATCATCAAAGCCAACACTCACATGGCAATTCGTAGCTTGTGTCATCCCAAGCACTATGTGATCTGAATCTTAATTCACTTAAtcttcacctcagttcagtttgctcagtcgtgtccaactgtttgtgaccacatggactgcaggacgccaggcctccctgtccatcaccaactcctggagcttactcaaactcatgtccatcgatttggtgatgccatccaaccatctcatcctctgtcgttcccgtctcctcccaccttcaatccttcccagcattagagtcttatccaatgagtcagttcttcgcatcgggtggccaaagtattggagtttcagcttctgcatcagtccttccagtgaatattcaggactgatttcctttagaatggactagttggatctccttgctgtccaagggactctcaagagtcttctccaacaccatagttcaaaggcatcaattcttcgacattcagctttctttatagtccaactctcacatccatacataactactggaaaaaccatagctttgactagatggacctttgttggcaaagtaatgtctctgctttttttaatatgctatctagcttggtcataacttttcttccaaggagcaagcatcttttaatttcatgcctgaagtcatcatctgcagtgattttggagcccaagaaagtaaagtcactcactgtttccattgtttccccatctatttgccatgaagtgatgggacctaacACCTCTTAAGTAGGCAGCATGTTTAGCCTTACTTTATAGGGAAATTAAGTACCTGGTCCAAAATGATGCAGTGAACGGTCAGTGAAGCCAAGGTTCAAACCTGGATGGATGGTGCCGCGCCGTCGCTCTATGAGCACCTGCTTCATGCAGTCACTGCAGAGACCAGAGTGCAGGAGTCCTGCCTTCCTGGAGCCGGGGTTCTGGGGAGGACGTCTTTATCACCCTCTGAGCGCTCCCTAGAAAGTTGCTCTAGAAAGCTCTAAAGTAAAGAGCTTGAGGACATTAAGGAATATTCCATACTGTGTTCTGCACTTACCCAAGACCCACGATGGATGCAGAAGgatttattatttaattgaaaACTCAGCTTTCCATTTTACAACACAGACGTCTGAAGTCATAGCAGTGAGGCTCTTGCCCAGACTCACAGGAGGTGGTGGTGAGGGAGCCTGGACCCCTAGGCCTGATACCTTATCCAGATGCCTCATCCACATGCTGTAGGTTGTGCCATAACAGGGCAGGGCTTTGCTTCTTTCTCCCAGGGTACAAGCTCTCTCCTCTTGGATCAGACCTGACACTTGCTCCCTTGGGGTGAGCTGGGCTCTggtttgggggcagggaggagtggCAGGTGAGTGTTGGGGAGGACTTCCTTGGGTATGATTAGCATGGGGCCGCCAGGCAtagaatggcttccctggtggctcagatggtaaaggatctacctgccaatgcaggagacctgggtttgatacctgggttgggaagatcccctggagaagggaatggcgacccactccagtattcttgcctggagaatcccatggacagaggagcccagcaggctacagtccacggggtcaaaaagagttgaacatgactgaatgactaacatttttcCAGGCGTAGGAGCTAGTATCCTTATTCAGGTGTGGTGAAACTCTCCCGGCAGGCAAGGGCAGTTAGGGTTCTAGGTTCTCAAAGCTTTCGAAGTCACCCAGATGGGCCAGTCTCAGTCATCTGGGTTCTGTTTCTTCCCAATCCATGACCAGGCTCTCACACCTGAATGCTGGCAAGGCCGTGAATTCAGTGTCCTTTATGATTCTGCAGCCTCAAGAAGCAGCTTTGGGGGCTGGTTTCAGCTGCTCCAGTGCTGCAGTTCTAAGGGTCATGATGGTCTCTTAGGGCCATGGTGGAGTGTCCTGCCGGCTCTGACTCTTCTTGAGCTGAGCGTTCTgatctctgagcctgttttccttCCACCAGCTCTCTCCCCACTGTGCAGAGCCCCCATCTTCTGCCTTTCCACTGTCATCAGTGTCTCTACCATCAGGGTCAAGTGCAACAGCTGTGTGCTCTCCCCAAACCTTCCTTTCAAGTGCATCCCGCATCTCAGGCAGCACAGGTGCTGAACAcgacagagctgctgctgctgctttgcaCTGACTACCAGTTCACCATTTTCCACCAGCGCTGATTCCATCATTGTGCTCAAGTCAAAGCCGTTAGCTGGTCTTCTCAGTTTTTGGACTCACTCCTGGTGCTAATCCTATAATAGTCCAGGTCCAATCAGgaacacacaagctggaatcaagagcaccaatctcagatatgcagatgacaccaccctaatggcagaaagtggagaggaactaaagaggctcttgatgacggggaaagaagaaagtgaaaaagctggcttaaaactcaacgttcaaaaactaa
The sequence above is a segment of the Bos indicus isolate NIAB-ARS_2022 breed Sahiwal x Tharparkar chromosome 20, NIAB-ARS_B.indTharparkar_mat_pri_1.0, whole genome shotgun sequence genome. Coding sequences within it:
- the UBE2QL1 gene encoding ubiquitin-conjugating enzyme E2Q-like protein 1, which codes for MATLLRKIGLIRLHNRDTEDPKHHHNNHRAGGGGGGPQSAALRGKGGAKSGGHKPPQQPHPAGGAGDASPGPGKGKGKRAAELAPRDKAPPPPAGAAGAPGAGGPRERAAGARAGPGPAAAAAAAAAGGSLVPAARQQHCAQVRSRRLMKELRDIARLSDRFISVELVDESLFDWNVKLHQVDKDSVLWQDMKETNTEFILLNLTFPDNFPFSPPFMRVLSPRLENGYVLDGGAICMELLTPRGWSSAYTVEAVMRQFAASLVKGQGRICRKAGKSKKSFSRKEAEATFKSLVKTHEKYGWVTPPVSDG